In one window of Caenimonas aquaedulcis DNA:
- the asnB gene encoding asparagine synthase (glutamine-hydrolyzing), with the protein MCGIFGYWDRQRRALDDAALGGMARRLAHRGPDDEGIWSRPERGVAIGNRRLSIIDLGGGHQPFVSDDGKVAVVQNGEIFNYIELAAELRAQGVQLRTASDTEVILRLYEREGISFLSKLNGMFAIAIDDAREDAMYLVRDRIGVKPLYFCDDGTRAMFASEIKGMLPWSGLPTGFDGIDLEAIHHYLTFNYIPAPWTVWRGVRHVMPGTWMKFTRGGVETQRWWNLAAQREQDYEFSEWSREFMEILDDATRIRLRADVPWGAFLSGGVDSSTIVGLMARHVDRPVKTFCIGFADPRFDESPFAAEAARRFGCEHTMEVAELNMLDRWPKVLYHLDQPHGDASFMPTLRVSELAAKHVKVVLTGDGGDELFAGYEKYEEFFARPEAQVLPEDAFRRSYFDSISLFSPQGKGDLYGAEMAAAVGGIDSFSTAAKPWFDEASHFDRLNQALYLDMQLLLSGNNLVKPDRMGMAVSIEARTPFLDWRMMEFAFRSRGATKLQGADKKHWYKKAVSPLIGEDLAYRKKQMFTVPVGEWFRKDSFPWLQATLQGSDLLQRLFKREAVGGLLTRHREGTANHTRELRALAALALWWTGIQAGA; encoded by the coding sequence ATGTGCGGGATCTTCGGTTACTGGGACAGGCAGCGCCGCGCGCTGGATGACGCCGCGCTGGGCGGCATGGCGCGCAGGCTCGCGCACCGGGGCCCGGACGACGAGGGCATCTGGAGCCGGCCGGAGCGCGGCGTGGCCATCGGCAACCGGCGCCTGTCGATCATCGACCTCGGCGGCGGCCACCAGCCCTTCGTCTCCGACGACGGAAAGGTCGCCGTCGTGCAGAACGGTGAAATCTTCAACTACATCGAACTGGCGGCGGAATTGCGCGCCCAGGGCGTGCAGCTGCGCACGGCCTCCGACACCGAGGTGATCCTGCGCCTGTACGAACGCGAGGGCATCTCGTTCCTGTCGAAACTCAATGGCATGTTCGCGATCGCGATCGACGATGCGCGCGAGGATGCGATGTACCTGGTGCGCGACCGCATCGGCGTGAAGCCGCTGTACTTCTGCGACGACGGCACGCGCGCCATGTTCGCATCCGAGATCAAAGGCATGCTGCCCTGGTCCGGGCTTCCCACCGGGTTCGACGGGATCGACCTCGAGGCGATCCACCACTACCTCACGTTCAACTACATCCCCGCGCCATGGACGGTGTGGCGCGGCGTCCGGCACGTGATGCCGGGCACGTGGATGAAGTTCACGCGTGGCGGCGTGGAGACGCAGCGCTGGTGGAACCTTGCCGCCCAGCGCGAGCAGGATTACGAGTTCAGCGAGTGGTCGCGGGAGTTCATGGAAATCCTCGACGACGCCACGCGCATCCGCCTGCGCGCCGACGTGCCCTGGGGCGCGTTCCTCTCCGGCGGTGTGGACTCCAGCACCATCGTCGGCCTGATGGCCCGCCACGTAGACCGCCCCGTCAAGACCTTCTGCATCGGTTTCGCGGACCCGCGCTTCGACGAATCGCCTTTCGCAGCCGAAGCCGCGCGCCGTTTCGGCTGCGAGCACACGATGGAAGTCGCCGAGCTGAACATGCTGGATCGCTGGCCGAAGGTGCTGTACCACCTGGACCAGCCGCACGGCGACGCGTCGTTCATGCCGACCTTGCGCGTGAGCGAGCTGGCGGCGAAGCACGTGAAGGTGGTGCTGACCGGCGACGGCGGCGACGAGCTTTTCGCGGGCTACGAGAAGTACGAGGAGTTCTTCGCGCGGCCGGAGGCGCAGGTCCTCCCGGAAGACGCGTTCCGCCGCAGCTACTTCGATTCGATCTCGCTGTTCTCCCCGCAGGGCAAGGGCGACTTGTACGGGGCCGAGATGGCGGCGGCGGTCGGCGGCATCGACAGCTTCTCCACGGCGGCGAAGCCTTGGTTCGACGAGGCCTCGCACTTCGACCGGCTCAACCAGGCGCTCTACCTCGACATGCAGCTGCTGCTCTCGGGCAACAACCTCGTCAAGCCCGACCGCATGGGCATGGCGGTGTCCATCGAGGCGCGCACGCCCTTCCTCGACTGGCGCATGATGGAATTCGCGTTCCGCTCGCGCGGGGCGACCAAGCTGCAGGGCGCGGACAAGAAGCATTGGTACAAGAAGGCCGTGTCGCCCCTGATCGGCGAGGACCTCGCTTACCGCAAGAAGCAGATGTTCACGGTGCCCGTGGGCGAGTGGTTCCGCAAGGACAGCTTTCCCTGGCTGCAGGCCACGTTGCAGGGCAGCGACCTGCTGCAGCGTCTGTTCAAGCGCGAGGCGGTGGGGGGCCTGCTCACGCGGCATCGCGAAGGAACGGCCAACCACACGCGCGAGTTGCGCGCGCTCGCCGCCCTGGCGCTCTGGTGGACCGGCATCCAGGCGGGCGCGTGA
- the nagZ gene encoding beta-N-acetylhexosaminidase: MSEHAPLILDIAGTMLTDADKRRLAHPLTGGVILFSRNWKDRAQLTALCAEIKSVGEDLLVCVDHEGGRVQRFRTDGFTHLPPMRALGELWMKDALAATNAATAAGYVLGAELRACGVDFSFTPVLDLDWGGSSVIGDRAFHRDARVVAMLAKSLMHGLLLAGVANCGKHFPGHGFVKADSHLDLPVDTRSLKALLAEDAAPYRWLNTTLASVMPAHVVYPKVDSRPAGFSSRWLNDILRGQLGFGGAIVSDDLSMAGARVIDGKPVSFTEAALAALEAGCDLVPLCNQSVESEGGSAIDELLEGLAQAKAKERWQGSDVSEERRLALLARGPALPWDELMFERDYMHALDLLP, encoded by the coding sequence ATGAGCGAACACGCCCCCCTGATCCTGGACATCGCCGGCACCATGCTGACCGACGCCGACAAGCGCCGCCTCGCGCACCCGTTGACGGGCGGCGTGATCCTCTTCTCCCGCAACTGGAAGGACCGCGCGCAGCTCACCGCCCTGTGCGCGGAGATCAAGTCCGTGGGCGAGGACCTCCTGGTCTGCGTCGACCATGAAGGCGGCCGCGTGCAGCGCTTCCGCACCGACGGGTTCACGCACCTTCCGCCGATGCGTGCATTGGGCGAGCTGTGGATGAAGGATGCATTGGCGGCCACCAACGCGGCCACCGCGGCCGGTTACGTCCTGGGCGCCGAGCTGCGGGCGTGCGGCGTCGACTTCAGCTTCACGCCGGTGCTGGATCTGGACTGGGGCGGCAGCAGCGTCATCGGCGACCGGGCCTTCCATCGCGATGCGCGGGTCGTCGCGATGCTTGCCAAGAGCCTCATGCACGGCTTGCTGCTTGCCGGTGTGGCCAACTGCGGCAAGCACTTTCCGGGACACGGGTTCGTCAAGGCCGATTCGCACCTGGACTTGCCTGTCGATACGCGCAGCCTCAAGGCCCTCCTCGCGGAAGACGCAGCGCCGTATCGGTGGCTGAATACGACGCTCGCCAGCGTGATGCCCGCGCACGTGGTGTACCCCAAGGTCGATTCGCGCCCTGCCGGCTTCTCGTCGCGCTGGCTGAACGACATCCTGCGCGGCCAGCTCGGCTTCGGCGGGGCCATCGTGAGCGACGACCTCAGCATGGCCGGCGCGCGTGTGATCGACGGCAAACCCGTCAGCTTCACCGAAGCCGCGCTCGCGGCGCTGGAGGCGGGCTGCGACCTCGTGCCGCTGTGCAACCAGTCGGTGGAAAGCGAAGGCGGTTCGGCGATCGACGAACTGCTCGAAGGCCTGGCACAGGCCAAGGCGAAGGAACGCTGGCAAGGCAGCGACGTGAGCGAGGAGCGGCGGCTGGCCCTGCTCGCGCGCGGCCCCGCCTTGCCATGGGATGAATTGATGTTCGAGCGCGACTACATGCACGCGCTCGACCTGCTGCCGTGA
- a CDS encoding sugar transferase: protein MKRLLDVLLSSVALLLLSPVLLGAALAIALESGFPVLFRQTRVGLQGREFGMYKFRSMVKDAASIGPWHTASDDPRITRVGRFLRRTSIDELPQLVNVLKGDMSLVGPRPDVPAQRGLYSDADWAQRCSVRPGITGLAQAQLRSEATPAQRLALDLRYAAEHSLWLDARIIGWTLGRVTGKGSN, encoded by the coding sequence ATGAAGCGCCTGCTGGACGTGCTGCTTTCATCGGTGGCGCTGCTGTTGCTGTCGCCGGTCCTGCTGGGCGCGGCGCTCGCCATCGCGCTCGAGAGCGGCTTTCCGGTCCTGTTTCGCCAGACCCGGGTCGGCCTGCAAGGTCGCGAGTTCGGCATGTACAAGTTCCGCAGCATGGTGAAGGACGCGGCATCCATCGGCCCCTGGCACACCGCGAGCGACGATCCGCGCATCACGCGCGTCGGCAGGTTCTTGCGCCGCACCAGCATCGACGAGCTGCCGCAACTGGTCAACGTGCTCAAGGGCGACATGAGCCTGGTGGGCCCGCGTCCCGACGTCCCCGCGCAGCGCGGGCTCTACAGCGATGCCGACTGGGCGCAGCGATGCAGCGTGCGACCTGGCATCACCGGCCTGGCCCAGGCGCAACTGCGCTCGGAGGCCACGCCCGCGCAACGCCTCGCGCTGGACCTGCGTTACGCGGCGGAACACAGCCTGTGGCTGGACGCGCGCATCATCGGGTGGACACTGGGCCGCGTCACCGGCAAGGGAAGCAACTAG
- a CDS encoding capsular polysaccharide export protein, LipB/KpsS family, protein MKKVLFVCYGSGHVRMVVPVAKALVAQGLASVQVLGLTTAAPVVRAAGLPLLQIKDFIEASDAAALARGRELVAGMGQVDDPVESAAYLGLSYADLSAEAGEEEAARRHAQLGRQAFLPVRTLRRVLERVKPDLLVVTNSPRAERAAVLAARGLGIPAVCIVDLFAVDEVRWIGARGYAQRICVLNEGVRDFLVAAGRQPREIVVTGNPAFDALRDPANATLGAQIRRSQGWEGRRVLLWPNQAEPAIHPFDGSPGDPDLPARVLQALVDWTLAHPDAVLCVRPRAGEAPPPLPSANQVVVTGQDWALPPLLHTVDAVVTLTSTVGLEGHLCGARLVQVLGSVFDAAMPLARFGVADAAVPLAGLGDALDRWTAAGRGATTGAPGEATDRVVRVLAEFL, encoded by the coding sequence GTGAAAAAGGTCCTGTTCGTCTGCTACGGCTCGGGCCATGTGCGCATGGTCGTCCCTGTGGCGAAGGCATTGGTCGCGCAGGGCCTCGCGAGCGTGCAGGTCCTGGGGCTGACCACGGCCGCCCCGGTGGTGCGCGCGGCGGGCTTGCCTTTGCTGCAGATCAAGGATTTCATCGAGGCGTCCGATGCAGCGGCGTTGGCGCGGGGCCGCGAGCTGGTGGCCGGGATGGGACAGGTCGACGACCCGGTCGAAAGTGCGGCGTACCTGGGCCTCAGCTACGCCGACCTGTCCGCTGAAGCGGGCGAAGAAGAGGCCGCGCGAAGGCATGCGCAGCTGGGCCGCCAGGCCTTCCTGCCGGTGCGTACGCTGCGCAGGGTGCTCGAGCGTGTGAAGCCGGACCTGCTGGTCGTCACCAACTCCCCGCGCGCGGAGCGCGCCGCCGTCCTCGCCGCGCGCGGACTCGGCATCCCCGCCGTCTGCATCGTCGACCTGTTCGCGGTGGACGAGGTCCGATGGATAGGCGCGCGGGGCTACGCTCAGCGCATATGCGTCCTCAACGAGGGCGTGCGGGACTTCCTGGTGGCGGCAGGCCGGCAGCCGCGCGAAATCGTCGTGACGGGAAATCCGGCCTTCGATGCACTGCGTGACCCGGCCAACGCGACGCTCGGCGCGCAGATCCGCCGCAGTCAGGGCTGGGAGGGCAGGCGTGTGCTGCTCTGGCCGAACCAGGCCGAGCCGGCGATCCACCCCTTCGACGGTTCCCCGGGCGATCCGGACCTGCCCGCTCGCGTCCTGCAGGCACTGGTGGACTGGACGTTGGCGCATCCCGACGCCGTGCTGTGCGTGCGGCCGCGCGCCGGCGAAGCACCGCCGCCGCTTCCTTCCGCGAACCAGGTCGTCGTCACGGGACAGGACTGGGCACTTCCCCCGCTCCTCCACACCGTGGACGCCGTGGTCACCTTGACTTCCACCGTCGGGCTGGAAGGGCACCTGTGCGGTGCGCGGCTCGTGCAGGTGCTGGGCTCGGTGTTCGACGCCGCGATGCCTCTGGCGCGCTTCGGGGTGGCGGACGCGGCCGTGCCCCTGGCGGGACTCGGGGACGCGCTGGATCGCTGGACTGCCGCCGGGCGCGGCGCGACCACCGGCGCCCCGGGCGAGGCCACGGACCGCGTCGTCCGGGTGCTGGCCGAATTTCTATAA
- a CDS encoding lipid II flippase MurJ — protein MFLKAGALSLALLLASRVFGLLRESAQAAAFGASGLADVAVLMLTLPDWLTGVLASGALAYVLVPAWAGETRARVTASERAVARILLALAAALVVALVLARAFVVSHLAGGVPASMVPTATTALTWSAFALPAALLASLWTTRLQHEHDFTGMYAANLVVNAVLILAILVAAPRVIQGDALQWLGGGLLAAMALRLAWLRWRMRPALQDPADPGAGRIALPAPPVWLWAILSAGLPLALPFVARSVASQAGEGALATFNYAWKLVELPLMLAIQLVATLAFPAIAKGMAASDEAGTARAVQGAIALAWTLACAAAAALLVGSPAIAQLLFGWGRMHPEALERVAQWGAIGAWGLLPQALIAVALTVLAAGGRMRVAVLAYGLALVLLLVAARLGVADGATLMGLLNLLLGAVAVAVLRALGPQLRAWMPWRALAIAFASLAVLAILSLSLPMPETLSLAAGLATAVAAAALVMGLTWWGSPELRAALAR, from the coding sequence ATGTTTCTCAAAGCCGGCGCCTTGTCCCTGGCCCTGCTGCTGGCCAGCCGGGTGTTCGGGCTGCTGAGGGAGTCCGCCCAGGCGGCGGCGTTCGGCGCCTCGGGATTGGCGGACGTCGCAGTCCTCATGCTCACCTTGCCCGACTGGCTCACGGGTGTCCTCGCGAGCGGCGCGCTCGCCTATGTGCTGGTCCCCGCCTGGGCCGGCGAGACACGCGCCCGCGTCACGGCGAGCGAACGCGCGGTGGCGCGCATCCTCCTGGCCCTGGCCGCTGCGCTCGTGGTGGCGCTGGTCCTGGCGCGGGCGTTCGTGGTCTCCCACCTCGCGGGCGGCGTGCCGGCGTCGATGGTGCCCACCGCCACGACAGCCCTGACGTGGAGCGCCTTCGCACTGCCCGCGGCCTTGCTCGCGAGCCTGTGGACCACGCGGCTGCAGCACGAGCACGACTTCACGGGCATGTACGCCGCGAACCTCGTGGTGAACGCCGTGCTGATCCTCGCAATCCTCGTGGCGGCCCCGCGCGTGATCCAGGGGGACGCGCTGCAGTGGCTCGGTGGCGGCCTGCTCGCGGCGATGGCGTTGCGCCTTGCGTGGCTGCGCTGGCGGATGCGGCCCGCGCTGCAGGACCCGGCCGACCCCGGCGCGGGCCGGATCGCGCTGCCCGCGCCGCCGGTCTGGCTGTGGGCGATCCTGTCGGCCGGGCTCCCGCTGGCCTTGCCCTTCGTGGCGCGCTCCGTGGCGTCCCAGGCAGGCGAGGGCGCGCTGGCCACCTTCAACTACGCGTGGAAGCTCGTCGAGCTGCCGCTCATGCTCGCGATCCAGCTCGTGGCGACGCTCGCGTTCCCGGCGATCGCCAAGGGCATGGCCGCGAGCGACGAAGCGGGGACGGCACGGGCCGTGCAAGGTGCCATCGCCCTGGCCTGGACCCTGGCCTGTGCGGCGGCGGCCGCGCTTCTCGTCGGTTCCCCCGCCATCGCGCAATTGCTGTTCGGTTGGGGCCGCATGCACCCCGAGGCGCTGGAGCGAGTCGCGCAGTGGGGCGCCATCGGCGCGTGGGGCCTGCTGCCGCAGGCGCTGATCGCCGTGGCCCTCACGGTGCTGGCTGCGGGCGGACGCATGCGTGTTGCCGTGCTCGCCTACGGCCTCGCGCTGGTGCTTCTGCTGGTGGCGGCGCGGCTGGGCGTGGCCGATGGCGCGACCTTGATGGGTCTTCTCAACCTGCTGCTGGGCGCGGTCGCCGTTGCCGTGCTGCGCGCGCTCGGTCCGCAGTTGCGCGCATGGATGCCTTGGCGTGCGCTCGCGATCGCTTTTGCGAGCCTCGCCGTGCTGGCGATCCTGAGCCTGAGCTTGCCGATGCCGGAGACACTTTCGCTGGCCGCGGGACTGGCGACTGCCGTCGCGGCCGCGGCGCTGGTGATGGGCCTCACCTGGTGGGGCAGCCCCGAGCTGCGTGCAGCCCTCGCGCGATAA
- a CDS encoding aldolase/citrate lyase family protein, whose product MLELLQITNDPAFARRCDAQGHFRLFVDLERLGKAERQAGRNTFISVHQLDDVSRIRDAVKHSPLMVRVNPLNDGTASEVDAVIARGADLLMLPMFTTAAELQRFASLVDGRVPIVPLLETASALDCLGDWIATPGLQEAYVGLNDLHLSLGHRFMFEPLAMGLVDRVASAAHAQGLRFGFGGIARLDEGLLPGRDVLAEHLRLRSGAVILSRTFHRAQDGSFEDQVAQLRQAEAQLAARSAEQVEADRLRIADLIRRIAAGMGSLP is encoded by the coding sequence ATGCTCGAACTCCTCCAGATCACGAACGACCCGGCGTTCGCGCGCCGCTGCGACGCGCAGGGCCACTTCCGGCTCTTTGTCGATCTGGAGCGGCTCGGCAAGGCCGAGCGGCAAGCGGGCCGCAATACCTTCATCAGCGTCCACCAGCTGGACGACGTCTCGCGCATCCGCGACGCCGTGAAGCATTCGCCCCTGATGGTCCGCGTCAATCCGCTGAACGACGGGACGGCCTCCGAGGTCGACGCCGTCATCGCGCGCGGCGCGGACCTGCTGATGCTGCCGATGTTCACGACGGCGGCCGAACTGCAGCGCTTTGCATCGCTGGTGGACGGGCGCGTGCCGATCGTGCCCCTGCTCGAGACCGCGTCCGCCCTCGACTGCCTGGGCGACTGGATCGCCACGCCGGGACTCCAGGAGGCGTATGTCGGCCTGAACGACCTGCACCTCTCGCTGGGCCATCGTTTCATGTTCGAGCCGCTGGCCATGGGCCTGGTGGACCGCGTGGCATCCGCGGCGCACGCGCAGGGCCTGCGTTTCGGCTTCGGCGGCATCGCGCGGCTGGACGAAGGCCTGCTGCCGGGGCGCGACGTGCTGGCCGAGCACCTGCGGCTGCGCTCGGGCGCGGTCATCCTGTCGCGTACTTTTCACCGGGCGCAGGACGGTTCGTTCGAGGACCAGGTCGCGCAGTTGCGCCAGGCCGAAGCGCAGCTGGCAGCCCGCTCCGCCGAGCAGGTCGAGGCGGATCGCCTGCGCATCGCGGACCTCATCCGCCGCATCGCCGCCGGCATGGGCTCGCTGCCATGA
- the lysS gene encoding lysine--tRNA ligase: MSDNKTPAPPVPQDENQLIAERREKLKALREAARQGGGVAFPNDFKPADRAADLLAAHGEKAPELLAGEGTPATIAGRMMLKRVMGKASFATLQDATGRFQVYVTRDDVGEDTYAAFKHWDLGDIVAAEGKVFKTRTGELSLHATKIRLLTKSLRPMPDKFHGVADQEVKYRQRYVDLMMDPAAKDRFVARSKAVSGIREFMVSHGFLEVETPMLHPIPGGANAKPFVTHHNALDQQMFLRIAPELYLKRLIVGGFEKVFEINRSYRNEGISVRHNPEFTMMEFYAAYWNYRDLMDFTEALIRDAAQRATGKLQLTYGGREVDLSQPFERLTIREAIVKHTDAGDNVDNREWLTNAVRKLGLTEEKNKLSGRSLASLQVLYFEETVEEKLWQPTFIMEHPTEISPLARANDERPEVTERFELYITGREFGNGFSELNDAEDQAARFNAQVNAKDAGDDEAMFYDHDFVRALEYGMPPTGGCGVGIDRLMMLLTDSPSIRDVILFPALRRET; this comes from the coding sequence ATGTCCGACAACAAAACGCCCGCCCCGCCCGTCCCCCAGGACGAGAACCAGCTGATCGCCGAGCGCAGGGAGAAGCTCAAGGCCCTGCGCGAGGCAGCGCGGCAAGGCGGCGGTGTCGCCTTCCCGAACGACTTCAAGCCCGCCGACCGCGCCGCCGACCTGCTCGCCGCGCACGGCGAGAAGGCGCCGGAACTTCTGGCCGGGGAAGGCACTCCCGCGACGATCGCGGGCCGCATGATGCTCAAGCGCGTGATGGGCAAGGCGAGCTTCGCGACGCTGCAGGACGCCACGGGGCGCTTCCAGGTCTACGTGACGCGCGACGACGTCGGCGAGGACACCTACGCCGCCTTCAAGCACTGGGACCTGGGCGACATCGTCGCGGCCGAGGGCAAGGTCTTCAAGACGCGCACCGGGGAGCTGTCGCTGCATGCGACGAAGATCCGCCTGCTCACCAAGAGCCTGCGCCCCATGCCGGACAAGTTCCACGGCGTGGCCGACCAGGAGGTGAAGTACCGCCAGCGCTATGTGGACCTGATGATGGACCCGGCGGCGAAGGACCGCTTCGTCGCCCGCAGCAAGGCCGTGAGCGGCATCCGCGAATTCATGGTGTCGCACGGCTTCCTCGAGGTGGAGACACCGATGCTGCACCCGATCCCGGGCGGCGCCAACGCGAAGCCTTTCGTCACGCACCACAACGCGCTGGACCAGCAGATGTTCCTGCGCATCGCGCCGGAGCTGTACCTGAAGCGGCTGATCGTGGGCGGCTTCGAGAAGGTCTTTGAGATCAACCGCAGCTATCGCAACGAAGGGATCTCGGTGCGCCACAACCCCGAGTTCACCATGATGGAGTTCTACGCGGCGTACTGGAATTACCGCGACCTGATGGACTTCACCGAGGCACTGATCCGCGACGCCGCGCAGCGTGCCACGGGCAAGTTGCAGCTCACCTACGGCGGCAGGGAGGTGGATTTGTCCCAGCCCTTCGAGCGCCTCACCATCCGCGAAGCCATCGTGAAACACACCGACGCGGGTGACAACGTGGACAACCGCGAGTGGCTGACGAATGCCGTGCGCAAGCTCGGCCTCACCGAAGAAAAGAACAAGCTGTCGGGCCGGTCGCTCGCCAGCCTGCAGGTGCTCTACTTCGAGGAGACCGTGGAAGAAAAGCTCTGGCAGCCCACCTTCATCATGGAGCACCCCACGGAAATCTCGCCGCTCGCGCGCGCCAACGACGAGCGCCCGGAAGTGACGGAGCGTTTCGAGCTCTACATCACCGGCCGCGAATTCGGCAACGGCTTCTCCGAGCTGAACGACGCCGAAGACCAGGCCGCGCGATTCAACGCGCAGGTCAATGCCAAGGACGCGGGCGACGACGAAGCCATGTTCTACGACCACGACTTCGTGCGCGCGCTGGAATATGGTATGCCGCCCACCGGCGGCTGCGGCGTCGGCATCGACCGCCTGATGATGCTGCTCACCGACAGCCCCAGCATCCGGGACGTGATCCTGTTCCCCGCCCTGCGGCGAGAGACCTGA
- a CDS encoding Hsp70 family protein, whose translation MPGAARGTLGVDFGTSNSAMAFVGPDGLARPVPLEGDEPTLPTAVFFNAEERSIHFGREAIALYLTGVDGRLMRSLKSLLGSSLLEEQTRVPEGMVSFRDVIARFLREMRARACQRLGHDVRKAVLGRPVHFVDEDRERDKRAQQALTQAAHAAGFEEVSLELEPIAAAFDYERRVTRETVVLIVDIGGGTSDFTVVRLGPDRAMRRERKGDVLATTGVHIGGTDYDRKLSLERVMPLLGYRHAGPTGREVPSSVFFDLSTWHLINWLYTPRVMRQVEDLRVDYRDKTLHDRLTRVLQDRLGHQLASEVEQAKIRTSMSDAPTAIDLSCIEPGLASPLAAAQTAHDLADLLKNVADCGHECLRRAGLQPSQLGGLYLTGGSSALRPFQDLLRREFPGAQLIVGDLFGGVASGLAYAGAIR comes from the coding sequence ATGCCCGGCGCGGCCCGCGGCACGCTAGGCGTCGACTTCGGCACCTCCAATTCGGCAATGGCCTTCGTGGGGCCGGACGGGCTGGCGCGTCCGGTTCCGCTCGAAGGCGACGAGCCCACGCTGCCGACCGCCGTTTTCTTCAACGCGGAAGAGCGCAGCATCCATTTCGGCCGCGAAGCGATCGCCCTTTACCTCACCGGCGTCGACGGCCGCCTGATGCGCTCGCTCAAGAGCCTCCTGGGCAGCAGCCTGCTGGAGGAGCAGACGCGCGTGCCAGAGGGCATGGTGAGCTTTCGCGACGTGATCGCGCGCTTCCTGCGCGAAATGCGCGCCCGGGCCTGCCAGCGCCTCGGGCACGACGTGCGCAAGGCGGTGCTGGGCCGGCCCGTGCACTTCGTCGACGAGGACCGGGAACGCGACAAGCGGGCCCAGCAGGCGTTGACCCAGGCGGCGCATGCCGCGGGCTTCGAAGAGGTGTCGCTGGAACTGGAGCCCATCGCCGCAGCCTTCGACTACGAGCGGCGCGTGACACGCGAGACGGTCGTGCTGATCGTCGACATCGGCGGCGGCACATCCGATTTCACGGTCGTGCGGCTCGGCCCGGACCGCGCGATGCGGCGGGAGCGCAAGGGCGACGTGCTGGCGACGACCGGGGTGCACATCGGTGGCACCGACTACGACCGCAAGCTGAGCCTGGAGCGCGTGATGCCGCTGCTCGGGTACCGTCATGCGGGCCCCACGGGTCGAGAGGTCCCGAGCAGCGTCTTCTTCGACTTGTCCACCTGGCACCTGATCAACTGGCTCTACACCCCCCGCGTGATGCGGCAGGTGGAGGACCTGCGCGTGGACTATCGAGACAAGACCCTGCATGACCGGCTCACCCGTGTCCTGCAGGATCGGCTCGGCCACCAGCTCGCGAGCGAAGTGGAACAGGCGAAGATCCGCACCTCGATGTCCGATGCGCCCACGGCCATCGACCTATCCTGCATCGAGCCGGGCTTGGCCTCGCCCCTCGCAGCGGCGCAAACCGCGCACGACCTCGCGGACCTGCTGAAGAACGTCGCCGATTGCGGGCACGAATGCCTGCGCCGGGCGGGCTTGCAGCCCTCTCAACTGGGCGGCCTGTACCTGACGGGCGGATCGTCGGCCCTGCGGCCGTTCCAGGACTTGCTGCGCCGCGAATTCCCCGGCGCCCAGCTGATCGTGGGCGACCTGTTCGGTGGCGTGGCGTCCGGTCTCGCCTACGCGGGTGCGATCCGCTGA
- the acpS gene encoding holo-ACP synthase — translation MVQGIGTDICDVRRIRASFERHGERFAQRILSDGEMAVWKSRTARWPDRGLRYLATRFSAKEAFSKAVGLGIRMPMTWRLCEIANLPSGKPVIVLHGGLKEWFEAQGWTAHVTVTDESDYAASFVVVEKKAP, via the coding sequence ATGGTCCAGGGCATCGGCACCGACATCTGCGACGTCCGCCGCATCCGTGCGTCGTTCGAGCGGCACGGCGAACGCTTCGCGCAGCGCATCCTGTCCGACGGCGAGATGGCCGTCTGGAAGTCCCGCACCGCACGCTGGCCCGATCGCGGCCTGCGCTACCTCGCGACGCGGTTCTCCGCCAAGGAGGCGTTCAGCAAGGCCGTCGGCCTGGGCATCCGAATGCCCATGACCTGGCGCCTGTGCGAGATCGCCAACCTGCCCAGCGGCAAGCCGGTCATCGTCCTGCACGGCGGCCTGAAGGAATGGTTCGAGGCGCAGGGCTGGACAGCCCACGTAACCGTCACCGATGAAAGCGACTACGCCGCGAGTTTCGTGGTCGTCGAAAAGAAAGCACCATGA